In the Balaenoptera acutorostrata chromosome 16, mBalAcu1.1, whole genome shotgun sequence genome, CAACAAACATCTGGTAAAGTAGGATACATTGTTGGCCTACAGTAACCTTGGCAGGCTGTTAGCAGTAAGATAAATCCACTTGGGCTTGACCAGAACAGCAGAGCCTCTGTTACTTGCCCAAATCTTCTACACTGAGCTGCAAAcccttcttctcttccctttgctCAGGATCTTTGCTCCAGGAAGGCAATTAAACAAGACATTTCATCACTATACCCATTAGAGGGTGTGTGGGTGGCAGGTAGCAGAGAAGCGGCAACCTTGAGATCCCAGGGGACCAAAGAAAGGTTATGGGCAAACCAACCTCCAAGTTGGCACAGATATATTTAGTTTCTCTGTGTATCAAAGTGTCCCAGCATGttacctcacttaatcctcacaataacccaggAGATTGGTTTTATAATCTTCATCTTATTGATAAGGAAGTTGAGGGTCTATCTGAAAGGTAAAGCAACTTGCCCTACAACCAATTAAACATCAGCTAGAATATGCATCCAGGACTGACTCTACGGCTGTTTCTCTGCTCGTCTGTCTCTCAGATGGTGGCAGTGAAATGATTTAGACACAATACTATCCCCATGGATGGAAAGGCCTTTATTTGATGTACTCATTCTGGAAGATTCTAATCTTCTTCAGAAACTAAAGTTCTTAGTATCTTGGAGGAAGCAACTTTTTCTGTGTTCCCAACTCACATGAGTATACTTCGATACCTGTGGCATGAGACCACCCACAGATCTCGTCTAATCATACTCCAAGTGGCTCTGAGGGTAGGTGAGGGgggattcattttaaaaattaaaacatacttgGAATTTAGGCTCATCTGCTTATGAAATTAAGACATATTTCTCTACAGTTCTTAAAAAATTCAGATTATTTGTACTAAGAGAAAATCTCACTAGTATCTCGATTACTatgatttaaaaagaattatgtagGTACAGAATAAACAAATTATGTTTTGGAAGTTGTTCAACAGACAAAGTACACCTAGAGaacataaaaattctttatttaacCTAATCCAGCCAGTGTTGAGATAGTCTGCTATGTTAAAAACAGgacgtttaaaaaaattacagcacAGTTAGCAAGGCAGTGACTAAGTCACTcagtttaattttatattcttcacAGTCATTTGATAATCATGTAATGATGAACAATATTTTCTGCCACTTTGGAGATAAGTTAAATTCTGCAAAGAAGAGAATTCTACTAGTTGTCattgaattttataaaagaggTTTAAAACATTAAAGTTTATAGAAATAACACAGTAAAGCAACGtgaaaataaactggaaaacacAAATATACCTGCCCATCCCAAAAGTCTAGAGCATCCCTTTAATCTGTCCCCTAATGTTTCTCATTTACTGCCTCATTCCCTTTTCCTAGTGTTCAGCAATTAAGACACTACTGCTCTGTAGACGCTATTTTGAGCTTAAAGtgcctctctctgtttctttaatttctcagttAATCCTAgaaacattctaaccattacttgtatttcagagatgaagaaaactgTAGCTGAGAGCAAGTTAAGTCACTTGATGAAAGTCATACATACAGTTATTAAAAGCAGAATTAGGATCTGAACCTAGGTCCACTCAACTTTAGTCAGCCCGTGCTTTTGTTGATTCAGGGTGGTGCAGGACACTTTCTGAAGAGGCTGGTACCTGGTACTTCTTGAGCTAAGGCTCTTTAGATTTAAATGTGTTTAATTCCACGGCTGAGGCTACTCTGGTCCCCAGGCACTTGCAgttccctccccacagccctcgaaactccttctccctgcccctAAACGATTAGAGTTGTTTCTCTGGCCCTCACAAGCCCTGATGCCAAACAAATCCAAGCAGTTATTCCCCCATTTTGGGCATAAAGTAATAAATGGGGAACTGTGTGCTTGTGTAACTTTAGTAAAGGCTGCTAAAAGCTGTTCTATATAACAAAATTATGCAGGAAATATCCAGTATGTCTTTTCATATTGAAAATTTAAGAAAGCCAATATATTTTATAAGCACAGCTATAtaatctgttatttttatatataatcataGATTTTATATTTCCCCTTCAGAACTGTAGCAGTGATCTTAATATAAGGCTCACTGTCAGTCAAATATTCCCTTCCTCCCCAAGTAATTACAACTTTGAATGTTCAATAGCCATTCACATAAATTTCATGTTATAACTCAAAATTAAGACATTCATACTATAGAAAGGTACCAGTCTTAAATTACTGAAGTTAACATATACTACTGTAATCTAACATAGCTCAATCTATACTTGCTACAATCCTAAAGAGAAGTGGCCACTTATCAGTAAGGGGGAACATTCATATTGTCATGCATTAGATGCtgtgaacaagaaaataaatagggTTTTTGGAACTatctttaaaaaacttaataCTAATTGATGAAAATAACTCCAAGACCAGATCGCTGAACATTAAAAGGGTCACTACTGAACAGCTTAAAATAAATAActgcttttgaaaaatgaatataaaactaGTTAAACAGTGACTATTAAGGTGCTAGCCTCCTCAGTATGACaagcaatttaaatttaaaaatattagtattgtttttttttcttataataatcTGACACAAACAATGACCTTAATATTTACTCAAGACttgttttcataattatttccTCACTGACTGGTATAAAAACAAAGAGCTCAAGGCCTCACCTTGGTTTACTCACTGCTGGTTTTCTACCTGTTGAAACTAGATTGTAAACTATATAAAAGCAGGAACCaagtctgtcttgttcaccactgtatccccacAGCACTTTGCATAGTGCCTGGGGAAGTAGGAGGTGATCAACAAACACTTGAATAACTGAATcgatgagaaaggagaggaaaataacTTTATTGATGTTTTGCAAATCGTTCTCTGTGCTCAAACTACTATAAACTAATTTCTAGAAACACGAATTTAAAAACCTTACTCCGGTGATGGAAGGACCTGATGtcgctgtctctgtctctgtctctctcactcacatacacacacacacacacacacacacacacacacacacacacagtaattaAGACTGCATGAGTCAAAATTACAATATGAACTATGAGATGTcaacattatataaataaaatttaatagtgAAAAAGTGATCTGGAAGCCCTGTGAAATTTTACCCTACACATTTTGGAGGACATCACAtgggttaagaaaaagaaaacaaaattgcatTTGTTCAGATAATCATTtgaatgtttacatacatttttgGTTTGTTAATTATGTATAACTAATTTACATTTCCTCATATTAACATATACTCCTGTTTAGCTTGTAATCAAATTATGCCAGTGAGAAAAATCCTCATAGTACCTTCATTGAGTTGCTGATTCTAAGAAAACACTGAACATGAACATGTACAAAAGAGGCCTTTGAATAAAACGGcatgtgcatttttaaatatttgcacaGTTTGATCTTTACATTTCTGTctgaagaaaatatgaacaaaactcAGGTTCACCATGCTAAAATAATGGTTCAGATGACTGCCATAAAAGAagtacatacaaaagaatgaaaacaaatcaaaTCCTTAGGTTCCGTGATTACTGAGAGGGTTTCCCCTTCCCTAAgtgctttattttacttcttaaaaatatGAGAGCAGCAGCTTATCGCAAGTCTCCACTACTGTGCATTAATGATGGAATCAAAACAACACAACAGACTCATAAGAATGAGAGGACTGCAGAACAACGAGAAGTCAGTTTTATGCTTCTTCTTGCTCTGGATAATTTAGAATTTTGCGGTGTGCCTGACGTAAATATTGCTGCTGTTTGAAGTAAACCTTGAATGCTCCTTTAATGGCAACAAAAGCAATtccaccctaaaaaaaaaaaattagctttttaTAATGCAGATTTAGAGGaacataataaaaatcattttacttaAATCACAAAAGACACAGGCATTGTTGCTAATTCAGATGACTGCAAATGaaatagttctcttttttttactaGGGGGTAAGATAGGACTAGACATTAGAGGTCAGAAAGCCTTTATCCTCTCTGAGTGATCTTCCTTCCACTTAGCTCTAAATCCATTCTCATATAGTAGAGAGAATGCCCAGGCATTATATGCAGGCTGCTACCAGAGGGGAGAAGTGGGAACAATAATAATGACACCAAACAACATAagggcttactatgtgctagcACTTcaaatgaattatctcatttaaccctcacaataatCCTGAGGTAGCTACCATTACTATCTCCATTCTACAAGCACAGAGAAATCAAGAAATTTTATTTAGGTTTCTCAGCAAGGCAATCTCTGTGATAGGATTTGAACTGGGCAATCTGGCCCTAGAGCAGAAACTTTTCAACACTATCTTTCGGGAGTAATGATTCACGCGCATCCCAGGAGAGAACTCCCACAGCATAGTTCCAGAAGACCAGAACTACTGCAGTGGAGCCTCCTCTTCTTATTGCTATTGGATGACAGCGGGGATCAAATAGAGACTTAAGGCACAGGAGCCatagtataaatatttatatagtcccattcttctttttttttttaaaaaacaaatacacagttctttctcttttgcATAGTCACTTGAAAAAAGTAATATTAAAGCCACCTTACCAAGATTGTCCTTTGTAAATTAGAGTTAACACTACTGAACATTAGTTTACCAACTATTGTCGCAATAGTAGGAAAAACAAGGGCTCCACACAAAATTCGGGTCGCAGAGACATGATCTGCTAAAGGATTAGCCTCAGCTGGAATTCGAGGAACAGGGCAACCAATccctagagaaaaaaatgtagggTATTAGTGCTAATAAATCAGAGTATCTAAAATATCTTCGCATGTTAGGATTTGTCCACAAGATTAATTTGGTATGTTCATTACCAGcacaattcagggccttacctggAAATATACTGTTCAAAATCTGTAGTTTATTTGAGTATTTGCGCCATAGTCTAAGCACATAGTCCTCCCAGCGAATCATCTTGCCTAATATCAGCATGACAGGAATAGTAGGAAGTccaattaaaaggaataaaggatCAGCTCTCTCCATAACATCCAGACCTTCTTTATGGCCTACAACCTGTGAAACAGATAGCATTTGCTCCAATCATTTCCTCATCTAATGAAGGGTTGCATGCTTGAGTGCAAttcattttagaggaaatgctaatttcaaaagaatacagaaataaaaagttttaaaaataagctggAAAGCTATCAATCCTGatatatttataagaaatgtcTCTCAtgcaaggggaaaaagaaaagctccCAAGCTGTTTCATATTACATTGGAATAAAAGCTTTAAAACCCACATTGATTACATTTCAATAGAGGGGAGGGGACTTCTGGTTCTTGCTTCCGTTCCTCTATTTAATTTGGTTAGACTGGGCTATAATTTTAGGTCTCATGTGTCTTCCAGAAGAGCAACTGTTTTCCTGCTCTTCCTACTAGGAGGTAAGCACAGCCAGCCAAGGGGCAGGACCCGCCTTCAGGAGATGGTCTGAAATCTCATTTCTCTTTGGCTTTCTCCCTGCTCAGTGGTGTCTGGGATTGAGTGATTTCTCTGGCTGGCTAAATGCCTGCTCTACAGACCTAACTCTCCTAAAATGCAATTCCAAGGTCTAGATTTGAGGGAATGCAATAGGAGGTCCAGTTTTGGCTACAGGTTCCAGTCACTTTTTCTAATCCAGGAACCCAAGGGTGCCTATCTATGGGGTAATAAAGCTAAAACACTCCTTCCCCTCTCATCTGGGTCTTGGGGTTATTTCTCAGTTGGTTTAGATCTGAGAGGGCAAGAAGGACATGATTAATTCGCATGTGTGAATCTCCATACTTCCCCTCCTGGCAAAATTCTTTTCACTTGCTGATCAATCTCGGTCTTACATGTCTCTCAACATGGCCATTTAGTTGGTGAGCATCTTACTTTTAACTAGAAAATTTCCCTAAAAATTCTTTCACAGGTCTCAAATGACCTCCCTTTAGCCAAAAGTCTCAAATGCTCgcaaattaaatatatttctctgaGGGATTATTCTTGGCAGTTATGACAGAGGAGACTATTTCAGAATCCTGGGGTTTTAGCCCATCCAGGTATCACAGCTTGATATGAGGAGACTACTATAAAGGTTTCTATAGTTTTTCTGTACACACTTAAGGATTAAACTATGAAGAAAGGATTGTTGATATAGACAATCTATATCTTTGTCTATATCTCTGAGAGGGAcgagggaaaagaaaggaaggaaaggtaaggagggaagggagaaaagaaggtagGGAAGACTAAAAGCTCCAGGGACAATATCTACTCAGGAAAGCAAACTCATGAAAAAGTAAatgggatttgttttaaaaaatgagatgccCTTTATGTCAGCTATTATAGCAGAGTTTTTTAGGTGGACTTCAAGGAGATGTGAAATAAGGAAGCTGACAATGGTCATGGCAAATTGAAATTCTAGACAACAGACTTGATCCAGGTagaaatagtttataaaattatgtggagggacttccctggcggtccagtggttaaactctgcacttccaatgcagggggcacaggttcaatccctggtctgggaactaagagcccacatgccatgctgtgtggcgtggccaaaaaaaaaaaaaaaaaaaaaaaaaaaaaaaaaagacaaagtatgTGGAGAGGACCAAAATGggtgcttttaaaatttcagctaAGGATATAGCCCAGACTTTTGTGCATGATTAATTTATCTAACCAAGATGTAACATTAAGGAACAGGGGACTAGCCTCTTCCAAATGGTCAAAACCCATGGTATCAGTATCTGatattcttctgtgtttccagGTAGAAATTAACAACCTCATATCTTGCATGTGAAGGGTGGTTGTTCTGAGCTGCCTAAAGTGAAATAGTCTGGTTCACCACATTTCATAAACACATATCCCACATTGGCAGCAAAAGTGGATTAGCCCAGAAACTGTCTTTACCTATAATGCTTGTCCCATGACACTctattttttatatcattttattattttcaatattatGATCACTTTAAAGTTATAACTAAATGTGATTTAAATACTCCCGAAGTGTTAGCAAACAAatttagaaatttgaaaaattccTTTGTTgggttatgttttcttttcagaatttagggtttaaaaatataaagcaaagtgAATATTCAGGTATGGACTATAGTAAGGGAAAATTTATTCCTCATGGGTAGCAGTAAAAACTTTCCAACCAGGTGTCTaagaatgaggaaataaaaaggaaattagggCAAACAGTGAGCAAAAGCCCATTTTCCCCACCTGTGATCAAGAGGCATGCTTTGTGCTTAAGCTGAGGCTGACCATTACATGCATAcctgcatgcattcattcaactgaATACtgattatgtgccagacacaggcCTAGGTGCTGGGAATTAAAAGGTGAGCTAAATGGACGTCTTTTGGAGGTAAGAGGCAATCAAATCAAACAAGTGTGCAAATATAAATGTTAAGGAACTAGGACAGTGTAACACCTATAGTGTCATACTACGTGCCGCTACAGTCAGACTCAAGGGTAATAAATTAAAGCTGAATTAAGCAATGGGGCTGATTTAACTTTGGTCAATATAAAACCAGCAAACCTTGTGTAGGATCATGTACATTCTGATGTTATGCCCTAAGACTGAGAAAGAGATAATTTTCAAGACTTAAATTTTGAGGTTAGATTCAGGAACTGTCGAATGTCTTCTCTAAGAATTTTTTATCCATGTACGAAATCAAGGCCTATGGAATTGCAGGTTTAGAGAAAGGTTTGTTTTTCTGCTTAAGAGCTAAAAGCTAAATCTCCATAGTCAGCTAGGCCTGCAGTTCATCAATGCTAAAAAGCTAAGAGTTAGTTTTAATTAAGGTTTGATCTTTTAAAGCACTGCCTATAGAACCCTACTTTTAAAAGGGGGGATGGAACAGCGATGAACTAAAAGGTTTCCTTAGAATTCAGGGTAATTAAAtgcaacacatttaaaaaaaaaaaaatgcaacacaATTAAGAAGGGACAATGCTTGTGGGGGCTGCTCTACAGCAGAGGCAGAAGCAGAGCTGGGCCGGGTGTTAGTGTTCCACGGTTCCCGGATACAATGCTCCAGCTGCCTCTGGGGCCAGCTTTCATTTCAGGAGCCCTAGATTAGGGACAGGAGTCCTAATGCTTCTTCCTTGCTGGAAGGTGGTACTGGTACTGGACATGTAAGCTCTCTGAACCTGTAAACTAGGAATAATTGATAGTATCTATGTCACAAGATTGTTGCAAGAATTATACGCATCGGTGCTTGAAAGGTGTTCAGCCAGgtgccaggggaaaaaaaagttaactatcacattgtcttttcaacaaatttaaaTCAAAGGGGCCATTCAAGTTCTTTACaatgaacagggattgaacctaagACTGgttcatgaagaaataaatgggaaaaaaacagtgATCTGATTCCTTAATCTGATTTACCTGAACTTCAGAGAAGTcagagaacaaaaggaaaaaaaatagttaagtgttaaaaagaaaatcctaaattcTGCTGATGGAGTAGGGGGCACGACTGCTATCAAATATTCAGAAAGATAAAAGTCTTCCAAATACTCTTAAATCACACAACAGGAGCTATCTACTGTCACAGCTAATCGCTCCCATTTctgggctaaaaaaaaaatcttttcaagtGAGACAGTACATGTGAAGGTTATATCTAAATGGtaacacataatatatatatgcattatcaTCGTTTTAGTTCTTTTCTGTCACCATTAACCTTCTTTACTGTCACCattaacatgtttatttttgtctccttGCTCATATCATTTCCTCCTCTCTACCAATCCAAATTATCCTCTTCAAGGGTCAGCTCAagacttatttttttcataacttCAAATGATCTTTCACTTTTACTGAATTAAAATACTGTTAAGGTAGTCTTTCCTTAATTGGCTCCTGTTGTTGAAGTGTCTCATTAATTACGAGAATTCTTTTTAAGACTGTGCTAGCctaaaatcttttcaaaaagaGCCATCCCATTTCTTATGGTCAATTAGGTCTTAAAGAGAAATCACTCAATCTCAGagggccttagtttccccatctgcaaaaatATACTTTTGTATAATGTATTTGTACATTAAACAATGTATAATCTCTTAAGTTTTCAGGTCTTTGTCAGTCCTAGTGAATGGTCCTGAACTTCCTTGATCTAATGATATACTAATACTCATTACTGGAGCTTAACAAATTATTACAGAACATATAATCAGTTAAACAAACCTGTTACTACCTGATAGAATTggtcatattaaaaaaatcattatttatgaAAGCCTTCTAAAGTTAACGTCTGTGTATATGCTATACAGGGAACACCTACATATAAGATAGTCTCTACTTTCTCAAGGAAATTACCTGCTAATAGGAAGAGTAAGGCCTGAATACagcaaaagttaaataacttaggTAATCTATATAAGATATAGCACTTGGTCAACATAGGACTGGCTGCCATTTGAGGAATAAAAATGTCATGAatgcagaggaagaagaaatcacACTGGGCAGGAGTTGCCTGATAAGTTTCATGGAGGGAAAGTGGCTGAACTAAGCCTGGAAGGAGGGTTTAAATTCGGAGAGAAAGGACTGAAAGGACAGGTATTAGGCAGGGAGGGTGACATAAGCCAAAGGACAGAGgtaaaaaaactaaacaacataAGGATGGGTTGGAGGAGACAGCCCAATAGGCCTCAAAGTAGAATGAAGTGAAGATTGTGGAGAACACTGCATAACAAACCAGGTTAAGGAAATGGAATCTTTTCCAAGTCAGTGATTCTCAATCTTTATCCACTATCCTATAACAAATGATTTGTGATTCATTCCAGTGACTACATCCAGATTTCTGGGGTGTCATCAACATTTTATAAAGAAGCATTGCAATATTCTGTCTCACCATGATTATTAATGGAGCAACCAGAATGGCGGCTCACTATGGACCTTGCATAGATAGGTTATGTGCAACTTCTAGAATATTACATATAATCCCTtcgattcctttttctttcatgtactctttaatttatattaaagaaaagtAAGTTATATCATCTACAAACCAAAGTGTGTTAACCATTACTGAGTTAGTCAGGAAACATttaaccgggcttccctggtggcgcagtggttaagaatccgcctgccaacgcaggagacatgggtttgagccctggtctgggaggatcccacatgccgcggagcaactaagcccgtgtgccacaactactgagcctgcactctagagcccacgagccacaactgctgagcccatgtgccacaactactgaagcctgcgtgcctagagcccgtgctcagcaacaagagaagccactgctatgagaagcctgcgcaccacaatgaagagtagcccctgctcagcgcaactagagaaagcttgcatgcagcaacaaagacccaacgcagccaaaaataaaaataaataaatttattaaaaaaaaaaaaaaagaaacatttaaccaATCTAGGTGCTGCTTTCGAAAATGATCACTTAAGTTAGAGGAGACGTTAAGCTTTGAAGTAAAACGTTGAAAGGTATTATTTTAGGAAGATTCATATGGAAGGATGGATCgacagaaaagaatgaagttaaaaCAATCAAGAGGCTCCTTTAGCCATCCAGGTATGATGGGAGAAAGACAATAAGTCAGGTATTAAAGATTGTGGAAAGGAAGCCACAGATGTTAAGACATATCTAGATGGAAACTGCTTGGACTCAGTGGACTGGATATAGCGCTATGAAGTAGAAAGAGTTAAAGGTAATCCTAAGAATGTAGGCTACATATCAAGTAGATGAGAAAATAATTGTAGGaatcaaagatacagagaaattaTAACAGAGAATAAATTTAGGTTTCAAATTGAGGAAAAGACAAGTTTGATTTCAATAATATTGAGTGTGAAGTCATAAGAGGTCATTTAAGAAGGGCCATGCTGTTCTTATAGGACTGATTTTGGGAAAAGATTAGGGTGAAAGACATAGATCTGAACACAAAACGCTCAGTTAAGATGGCTGGAAATCTTCAAAGAAGAGGTATACAGAGAGAAGAGTCAAGGGCCTGGGACTAAATCTTGAAATTTAAGTCATTCTAATTTTCATCTAGTTACTAACTGTAGCATTGTTTCGTAATAGCAAAAAACTAGAAGTAACTGTCTAATCAATAAGAGACTGGTTAGTAAACTGCTGAAATTCTATACAAAGAATGCTATGCAGATTTCTCCATACTTTGTGAAAAGATCTCTAAAATTCATTGTTTTTGGAAAAAGGGGGTTCAGGTCTAATACGTTTCCTTTTGGG is a window encoding:
- the MARCHF5 gene encoding E3 ubiquitin-protein ligase MARCHF5 isoform X1 — encoded protein: MPDQALQQMLDRSCWVCFATDEDDRTAEWVRPCRCRGSTKWVHQACLQRWVDEKQRGNSTARVACPQCNAEYLIVFPKLGPVVYVLDLADRLISKACPFAAAGIMVGSIYWTAVTYGAVTVMQVVGHKEGLDVMERADPLFLLIGLPTIPVMLILGKMIRWEDYVLRLWRKYSNKLQILNSIFPGIGCPVPRIPAEANPLADHVSATRILCGALVFPTIATIVGKLMFSSVNSNLQRTILGGIAFVAIKGAFKVYFKQQQYLRQAHRKILNYPEQEEA